In Coccidioides posadasii str. Silveira chromosome 4, complete sequence, one genomic interval encodes:
- a CDS encoding uncharacterized protein (EggNog:ENOG410PKB2~COG:D~BUSCO:3770at33183): protein MTMMLKAVHRGGLDPDAGKARQDQLVLPEDPTFVPRLMLPGLNLDLSALEIADVLETPRKTSDFLSSCLDQSNKSSLYFQKQHQLDLSSSQAGPSVIGGFGLPSEMDSASKGPQVELPAYLGAEEGVLLEPGFEFDVEGNIIELPVKGDADHVVVDDIEEHNFDVEMAGANQEGFQFEDLPINEDMRDLQDREATLPLAESPSNRPWRIGFEPSTANEDRLSQQETRVSLKKRRFRNMKVDDYPELMNSDLAQWNFEYAQNMEAAGKVKETNKLVTIAKKNAAFCVLEVGIAAVGLGLGMSQVPHPLDTFCGSRLLSALTGTEIEGTRRKRNHNAANDSDSDDFERNVRHKVGGEPSREASVERGVVQFDDIEMGRHAPPALQDDMSSQMPWNITASVHSSHRGSSVAVGHSGISGMNSTFRSGKDSLVPHSASGRRGRLTSASPLAGRGVMRNVLHGLSLQDEDLDMNVFADINMESFAGDAHGGPISRMSTPAAARDRPAEPEWFLSNLDQQSLNFLEYVKVRIGNTSGGASDGDCEDGEVSFSTLVPAGSSSRIVATQGLLHVLMLATNRVLRVRQEVVAFARGCDDAGEIFLSLDG from the exons ATGACGATGATGCTGAAGGCCGTCCACCGTGGTGGACTGGATCCGGATGCAGGGAAAGCTAG GCAAGACCAGCTTGTCCTGCCCGAAGATCCGACGTTCGTTCCGAGGCTTATGCTTCCCGGCTTGAATCTCGATCTTTCAGCCTTGGAGATCGCAGACGTACTAGAGACTCCTCGAAAGACGTCGGACTTCCTCTCGAGCTGCCTGGACCAGTCAAACAAATCGAGTCTCTATTTTCAAAAACAGCATCAACTGGATCTCTCATCTTCACAGGCTGGACCCAGTGTCATTGGCGGCTTTGGGCTACCAAGCGAGATGGACAGCGCAAGTAAGGGACCTCAGGTGGAGCTTCCAGCTTATCTGGGGGCCGAAGAAGGCGTGTTACTAGAGCCGGGCTTTGAATTTGATGTTGAAGGGAATATAATTGAATTGCCTGTGAAAGGAGATGCGGACCACGTGGTCGTTGATGACATTGAGGAGCACAATTTCGATGTTGAAATGGCCGGAGCCAACCAAGAAGGCTTTCAG TTCGAAGATTTGCCTATCAACGAGGATATGAGAGACCTACAAGACCGGGAGGCGACGTTACCCCTTGCCGAATCACCATCCAATCGCCCTTGGCGCATAGGTTTCGAGCCCTCAACAGCAAACGAAGATCGTCTCAGTCAGCAGGAAACAAGAGTGTcgttgaagaagagacgCTTTAGAAATATGAAAGTAGACGACTACCCAGAACTCATGAATTCTGACTTAGCCCAGTGGAATTTCGAATACGCCCAGAACATGGAGGCTGCTGGCAAGGTAAAGGAGACCAATAAATTGGTTACAATTGCAAAGAAGAACGCTGCATTCTGTGTTCTGGAAGTGGGAATCGCAGCGGTCGGTTTAGGACTGGGAATGTCTCAGGTTCCTCACCCGTTAGACACTTTTTGCGGTAGTCGACTGCTGAGTGCGTTGACGGGAACTGAGATCGAAGGCACTCGACGTAAACGCAACCACAATGCAGCAAATGACAGCGATTCGGATGACTTTGAAAGAAACGTGCGACACAAGGTCGGAGGTGAACCTAGTCGCGAGGCAAGCGTTGAACGCGGTGTCGTGCAATTTGAC GATATCGAAATGGGCCGACACGCACCCCCAGCGCTTCAAGATGACATGTCTTCGCAAATGCCCTGGAATATCACTGCATCGGTGCACAGTTCACATCGAGGCTCGTCTGTCGCCGTCGGGCACTCTGGAATTAGCGGTATGAATTCCACATTCCGCTCTGGTAAAGATTCCCTGGTTCCCCATTCAGCCAGTGGCCGCAGAGGCCGACTAACTAGCGCGAGTCCACTCGCTGGCCGCGGGGTGATGCGGAATGTTTTGCACGGCCTTTCTCTCCAGGACGAGGACCTCGACATGAATGTGTTCGCTGACATCAATATGGAAAGCTTTGCTGGAGACGCCCATGGTGGGCCAATCAGTAGAATGAGCACCCCAGCAGCGGCCAGGGATAGGCCAGCGGAGCCAGAGTGGTTTCTCAGCAATCTTGATCAACAGAGTCTGAATTTTCTCGAATACGTAAAAGTTCGAATTGGGAACACGAGTGGTGGTGCTTCAGATGGAGACTGTGAAGATGGAGAGGTTTCCTTTTCCACTCTTGTGCCTGCAGGTTCGAGCAGTCGGATCGTTGCGACCCAGGGACTCCTCCACGTCCTCATGTTGGCGACCAACAGGGTGTTGCGTGTGCGCCAAGAGGTCGTTGCGTTTGCCAGGGGATGTGACGACGCCGGAGAGATTTTTCTGTCCCTGGACGGTTGA
- the DCW1_2 gene encoding hydrolase 76 protein (CAZy:GH76~SECRETED:SignalP(1-31)~EggNog:ENOG410PFRH~COG:G~TransMembrane:1 (n15-26c31/32o437-458i)): MILPSLFSNQPGPPCSALFLTVLLGVQAVHAAIPLDLGSPDSIKSAAKQIAGGMVKYYTGYKPGDVPGNLPDPYYWWEAGAMFSALIDYWYYTGDDQYNDITTQAMLHQVGKENNYMPLNQTSTLGNDDQAFWGMAAMSAAENKFPNPPDDKPQWLELAQAVLHSQVPRWDDETCGGGLRWQIFSFNKGYNYKNSISNGCFINLAARLALYTKNETYVELAEKHWDWMTAIGLISPTSQVFDGSDVVKNCSELSHIQWTYNNGVLMGGAAALYNFTKGADIWEKRLNGLIDAAGIFFSKDPPDVMTEVACEGNGKCNIDQRSFKAYLSRWMAMTIKLAPYTRDRLLPKLQASATAAALQCSGPDNACGLRWTKGEAYDGSTGVGEQMAALEIIQSNLIDLVAGPADNSTGISRGNPSAGTGSDPTFELSDITTGDRVGAGFLTSVVLIGILGGAWWMVS; encoded by the exons ATGATACTCCCTTCGCTTTTCTCCAATCAGCCAGGCCCACCATGTTCGGCGCTTTTCTTAACGGTGTTACTGGGAGTCCAAGCGGTTCATGCGGCCATTCCGCTGGACCTTGGCAGCCCAG ACTCGATTAAGAGTGCAGCAAAGCAGATTGCGGGCGGAATGGTAAAATACTATACTGGATACAAACCAGGCGACGTTCCCGGCAACTTGCCCGATCCCTACTACTGGTGGGAGGCTGGAGCTATGTTCAGTGCCTTGATTGATTACTGGTACTATACGGGCGATGATCAGTATAACGATATCACAACCCAAGCTATGCTTCACCAAGTTGGGAAGGAAAACAACTATATGCCTCTTAATCAAACCTCGACGCTCGGAAATGACGACCAGGCATTTTGGGGCATGGCCGCCATGAGTGCCGCCGAGAACAAATTCCCCAACCCTCCGGATGACAAACCACAGTGGCTCGAGCTCGCCCAGGCTGTCCTGCATTCTCAGGTGCCCCGTTGGGACGACGAGACCTGCGGAGGTGGCTTAAGATGGCAGATTTTTTCGTTTAACAAGGGTTATAACTACAAAAACTCTATCTCCAACGGCTGTTTCATCAATCTGGCCGCGCGGCTCGCACTATACACCAAGAACGAAACTTATGTTGAATTAGCAGAGAAGCATTGGGACTGGATGACTGCTATCGGACTGATCAGCCCTACTTCCCAGGTGTTTGACGGGTCGGACGTGGTCAAGAATTGTTCTGAGCTCTCCCACATCCAATGGACCTACAATAACGGTGTCTTAATGGGAGGAGCCGCCGCGTTGTATAATTTT ACAAAGGGAGCTGATATTTGGGAAAAACGACTTAATGGTCTCATCGATGCAGCTGGCATTTTCTTCTCCAAGGATCCGCCAGATGTTATGACCGAAGTGGCTTGCGAGGGCAACGGAAAGTGTAACATCGACCAACGGTCTTTCAAAGCCTACCTTTCCCGATGGATGGCAATGACGATCAAGCTCGCGCCGTATACGCGTGACAGACTGCTACCGAAGCTGCAAGCATCCGCCACAGCAGCGGCATTGCAATGTAGTGGCCCTGATAACGCGTGTGGTCTGCGCTGGACCAAGGGTGAGGCTTACGATGGCTCTACCGGCGTTGGAGAGCAGATGGCCGCGTTGGAGATCATCCAGTCGAACCTCATCGACCTTGTTGCAGGCCCGGCAGACAATTCCACGGGTATCAGCAGAGGAAACCCGTCCGCTGGCACTGGAAGCGACCCCACGTTCGAGCTTAGTGATATCACCACCGGCGATAGAGTTGGTGCTGGATTCCTGACAAGCGTGGTCCTCATCGGCATTCTTGGTGGGGCGTGGTGGATGGTATCTTAG
- a CDS encoding uncharacterized protein (EggNog:ENOG41KOG2533~COG:G~TransMembrane:12 (i64-82o102-122i129-151o157-179i191-210o222-242i289-311o331-348i355-379o385-404i416-434o446-468i)) yields the protein MPSNDEKWCSDTIAMVNPELALFRDMFPANKENSTLETGAGSLRVESIDLEVEKRVVKKLDWRVMPLLSALYLLSFLDRTNIGNARIAGMESDLRLNGSQYTWLLTIFYISFITFQFQGVMWKIIPPHIWATIVVFGWGLFATCQAAVHSWAGEMALRFLLGVAEAGFSTGIPYLLSFFYRRQELGLRCGLFLAAAPVANTFSGALAYAITSGKSKIAPWRLLFLVEGLPTILMAPITFYFLPDSPSKARFLNEEEKKVAEARAVRQVGRVDRVGNMDWKDAFSVLRDVKLWCGVLIYFNFAISYASLPVFLPTLLADMGFTAIDAQGLTAPPFFLAILVTIGTTWAADRLQQRGIIVAILCLVTVIGYVLLAACTSVAARYAGVWIASCGLFAAVANTTPWLLNNQGSDNRRGMLSVVLSLLGQSGTLLGTNVFPDSERPRFIKGQTICAAFVMFNFVTVVGLRTLLIYQNRKLDQKYGTIEQHRNRQDQENAILVVAEEDYGPNFRYVL from the exons GAGATATGTTTCCTGCAAATAAGGAAAATAGCACCTTGGAGACTGGCGCCGGAAGCTTGAGAGTTGAGTCAATCGACCTTGAGGTAGAGAAGCGGGTAGTGAAGAAGCTGGATTGGAGAGTTATGCCGTTACTCTCAGCTTTGT ATCTGTTGAGCTTCTTAGATAGGACAAATATCGGCAATGCCCGAATTGCCGGGATGGAAAGTGACCTCCGGCTCAATGGGTCTCAATACACCTGGCTCTTGactatattttatatttcaTTTATCACATTTCAATTCCAAGGCGTCATGTGGAAGATCATTCCCCCGCACATATGGGCCACCATTGTTGTCTTCGGTTG GGGGTTATTTGCGACTTGTCAGGCAGCTGTCCATTCGTGGGCCGGCGAGATGGCATTGCGCTTCCTCCTGGGGGTCGCAGAAGCTGGCTTCAGCACTGGGATTCCCTACTTACTTTCATTCTTTTACCGTCGACAGGAGCTTGGGCTGCGCTGTGGGCTTTTCCTTGCCGCTGCGCCTGTTGCAAACACCTTCTCGGGTGCCTTGGCCTATGCCATTACATCTGGGAAATCTAAAATTGCTCCCTGGCGGCTACTCTTTCTCGTGGAAGGCCTGCCAACTATATTGATGGCACCTATAACGTTCTATTTCCTCCCGGACAGCCCCAGCAAGGCACGGTTTCTGAacgaggaagaaaagaaagtagCAGAGGCTAGGGCCGTCCGGCAGGTTGGCCGGGTTGATCGTGTGGGCAACATGGACTGGAAAGATGCCTTCTCTGTGCTTCGTGATGTGAAGTTGTGGTGTGGTGTG CTTATATACTTCAATTTCGCTATTAGCTATGCCTCACTTCCTGTGTTTCTTCCAACTCTCCTTGCAGATATGGGGTTTACCGCAATCGATGCACAGGGCTTGACAGCTCCCCCGTTTTTCCTGGCCATCCTGGTGACAATCGGGACCACATGGGCTGCTGATAGGCTCCAGCAGAGGGGCATCATAGTTGCCATTCTTTGTCTTGTGACAGTCATTGGATACGTCCTTCTCGCGGCATGTACAAGCGTGGCAGCGCGGTACGCTGGGGTATGGATTGCTTCTTGCGGTCTATTCGCGGCTGTTGCAAATACTACCCCGTGGCTTTTGA ATAACCAGGGATCAGATAACCGCCGCGGAATGTTATCTGTCGTTTTGAGTCTTCTTGGTCAGAGTGGTACACTCTTGGGTACAAACGTGTTCCCGGATTCGGAGAGACCTCGATTTATCAAGGGCCAGACAATCTGTGCGGCTTTCGTGATGTTCAATTTCGTCACGGTCGTGGGATTGAGAACTTTGCTTATTTATCAGAACCGGAAACTCGACCAGAAATATGGCACTATTGAGCAGCATAGAAATCGCCAGGATCAAGAGAATGCGATCCTGGTTGTTGCCGAGGAAGATTACGGGCCGAACTTTCGATATGTTCTTTGA
- the ARG6 gene encoding Protein arg-6, mitochondrial (EggNog:ENOG410PFGY~COG:E~BUSCO:1441at33183), giving the protein MWAEKMLPARLLVRGGVRTARLGVATPLIKLSATVPCLGSQRRGYAPGSAPYLSTRSTVVQLLSNIGSKREVQQYLSHFTSVSSQQFAVIKVGGAIITEHLQTLSSALAFLNHVGLYPIVVHGAGPQLNKLLEAAGVEPQFEDGIRVTDGKTLALARSLFLEENLKLVEELERLGVRARPLTTGVFSADYLDKEKYNLVGKINGVNKKPIEGAIKAGCLPILTSMAETPDGQVLNVNADVAAGELARALQPLKIVYLAEKGGLFNGDTGEKISAINLDEEYDDLMKLWWVRHGTRLKIKEMKELLNDLPRTSSVAIIHPADLQKELFTDSGAGTLIRRGNKLHIKSSIDDFEDLHTLRNALVRDREGLDAKATVDRYIQALRGLEFKAYFDEPMDALAVILPPKKGSSFAHLSTLTITKAGWLTNVADNVFSSIQKDFPKLVWTVKEDDENLTWFFDKAQGSLNRDGEVLFWSGVNSPEEVGELVHEFSKRGSDMFGDINLEPKLPTSAGGGAKLAAAQQKRTFSTSANTSALRAFGSQKFRANTQSIRSYTTTNPNPPLGKKNASNTQPSRVALIGARGYTGQALINLLNNHPYMDLRHVSSRELAGKPLQGYDKRPITYEELSPDDVKRMAEQGTVDCWVMALPNLVCKPYVDAINEVDKEKAVIIDLSADYRFDSTWTYGLPELVNRGSIAQAKRIANPGCYATAAQLGIAPLVPFLAGQPTVFGVSGYSGAGTKPSPKNDVANLTNNIIPYSLTDHIHEREVSTQLGVDVAFIPHVAVWFQGIHQTISMPLKESMTSRDIRNLYQDRYAGEKLVKVVGEAPVVKDIAGRHHVEIGGFAVHSSGKRVVVCATIDNLLKGAATQCLQNMNLSLGYSEFEGIPEEK; this is encoded by the exons ATGTGGGCTGAGAAAATGCTTCCTGCTCGTCTCCTTGTGCGGGGAGGCGTCCGAACCGCGAGGCTCGGCGTCGCTACTCCTCTGATCAAATTGTCTGCCACGGTCCCCTGCCTGGGATCTCAACGACGAGGTTACGCCCCAGGTTCAGCACCTTACCTTTCCACGCGCTCCACCGTTGTCCAGCTCTTAAGCAACATTGGCTCGAAGCGGGAGGTGCAGCAGTACCTGTCTCATTTCACGTCTGTTTCATCCCAGCAATTCGCGGTCATCAAGGTCGGCGGTGCGATTATAACCGAGCATCTGCAAACTTTATCCTCTGCCCTTGCATTCCTGAACCATGTCGGCCTCTATCCTATCGTCGTGCACGGTGCGGGCCCACAGCTGAACAAGCTGCTTGAAGCTGCGGGCGTTGAGCCGCAGTTCGAAGATGGAATTCGGGTTACGGATGGGAAGACTCTGGCCTTGGCCAGGTCACTCTTTTTGGAGGAGAATCTAAAACTGGTGGAAGAATTGGAGCGTCTGGGCGTGAGGGCAAGACCGTTAACCACCGGCGTGTTTTCGGCGGATTATCTGGACAAGGAGAAGTACAACCTGGTTGGAAAGATCAATGGTGTGAACAAGAAGCCAATTGAGGGGGCTATCAAAGCCGGATGCCTCCCAATCCTGACTTCTATGGCGGAGACTCCGGACGGTCAGGTTCTCAATGTCAATGCCGACGTTGCTGCTGGTGAATTGGCTCGAGCTCTTCAGCCATTGAAGATCGTGTACTTAGCCGAGAAAGGCGGGCTCTTCAACGGTGATACTGGCGAAAAGATCTCTGCTATCAATTTGGATGAGGAATACGACGATTTGATGAAATTATGGTGGGTTCGCCATGGCACGAGACTGAAGATCAAAGAGATGAAGGAGTTGCTCAACGACCTTCCGCGCACATCGAGTGTCGCCATTATCCACCCTGCAGACCTTCAAAAGGAGCTATTCACGGATTCAGGAGCTGGTACTTTGATCAGAAGAGGAAACAAGCTCCATATCAAGTCGTCTATTGACGACTTTGAGGATCTACATACCCTACGAAATGCCCTCGTTCGTGATCGCGAGGGCTTGGACGCCAAGGCAACCGTTGACAGATACATCCAAGCTCTGCGAGGCCTTGAGTTCAAGGCTTATTTCGACGAGCCTATGGACGCTCTAGCAGTCATTTTGCCTCCGAAGAAGGGCTCTTCTTTTGCTCATCTATCAACGCTTACTATTACCAAGGCTGGCTGGCTCACTAATGTCGCCGATAATGTGTTCTCCAGCATCCAAAAAGATTTCCCTAAGTTGGTTTGGACCGTGAAAGAAGACGATGAGAATTTGACCTGGTTCTTTGATAAGGCCCAGGGTAGCCTTAACCGTGATGGTGAGGTTTTGTTCTGGTCCGGCGTCAACAGCCCTGAAGAAGTAGGGGAGTTGGTCCATGAATTCAGCAAGCGTGGAAGCGACATGTTTGGGGATATCAACCTTGAACCCAAACTCCCAACGTCCGCCGGCGGTGGTGCGAAGTTGGCTGCTGCTCAGCAGAAACGAACGTTCTCAACTAGTGCCAATACGAGTGCTCTTCGCGCGTTCGGGAGCCAAAAGTTTCGAGCCAATACTCAGTCAATTCGGAGCTATACCACGACAAACCCAAATCCTCCCCTTGGAAAAAAGAACGCTTCCAATACTCAGCCATCCCGAGTAGCTCTTATTGGTGCTCGTGGCTACACTGGTCAGGCTCTCATCAACCTTCTCAACAACCACCCATACATGGATCTCCGGCACGTGTCTTCCCGTGAATTAGCCGGAAAGCCTCTTCAGGGCTATGACAAGCGACCCATTACGTATGAAGAGCTCAGCCCCGACGATGTCAAACGCATGGCAGAGCAGGGTACCGTGGACTGCTGGGTCATGGCGCTCCCAAACCTTGTGTGCAAACCATACGTCGATGCTATCAACGAGGTCGATAAAGAGAAGGCGGTGATTATAGATCTTAGCGCGGATTATCGGTTCGATAGTACCTGGACATATGGGCTTCCGGAGTTGGTTAACAGAGGCTCCATTGCGCAAGCCAAGAGGATTGCAAACCCAGGATGCTATGCCACTGCCGCTCAGCTGGGTATTGCGCCATTGGTGCCCTTCCTAGCTGGCCAGCCAACGGTTTTCGGTGTCTCTGGATATTCTGGAGCTGGAACCAAGCCTAGCCCAAAGAACGATGTGGCGAACTTAACCAATAATATAATCCCGTACAGCTTGACAGATCATATCCATGAGAGGGAAGTTAGCACACAGCTCGGTGTTGATGTTGCATTCATTCCTCATGTTGCTGTTTGGTTCCAGGGTATCCAT CAAACCATCAGCATGCCACTGAAGGAATCAATGACGTCGCGTGACATTCGCAACCTCTACCAGGACCGATACGCAGGCGAAAAACTGGTCAAGGTGGTTGGGGAGGCACCTGTTGTTAAGGATATCGCCGGTCGTCACCATGTTGAAATTGGGGGATTTGCCGTCCATTCGAGCGGCAAGAGAGTTGTTGTATGCGCAACGATCGATAACCTCCTGAAGGGAGCCGCGACCCAGTGTCTTC AAAACATGAACTTGTCACTCGGTTACTCGGAGTTTGAGGGCATTCCCGAAGAGAAGTAG
- a CDS encoding uncharacterized protein (EggNog:ENOG410PHQ7~COG:M,O,T): MAYPQRPPPQRAPPPVRQYGNRPPPPPNRGWHEYGQGGYNGPQGAAYDEYDSYQYGGPEGYHARDDYGHYEAQHRQRPPPPRGHPPHAHEYNGYPNPQRRPPQPAPNRPPNRPPPFRNPTNDGRLPAP; the protein is encoded by the coding sequence ATGGCGTACCCTCAGCGCCCTCCGCCACAGCGCGCCCCTCCTCCCGTTAGACAGTACGGCAACCGGCCACCGCCACCGCCGAACCGTGGATGGCACGAATATGGTCAGGGTGGTTACAATGGCCCTCAAGGAGCCGCTTATGATGAGTATGATTCATATCAATACGGCGGCCCCGAAGGATATCATGCGCGGGACGACTACGGACATTATGAGGCTCAGCATCGACAGAGGCCACCGCCGCCCCGTGGCCACCCTCCCCACGCGCACGAGTACAACGGCTATCCAAATCCCCAACGACGCCCTCCCCAGCCTGCGCCAAACAGACCGCCAAATCGTCCTCCACCTTTCCGCAACCCAACAAATGATGGTAGGTTGCCCGCGCCCTGA
- the SYB1 gene encoding SNAP receptor, synaptobrevin (EggNog:ENOG410PR0D~COG:U~TransMembrane:1 (i92-113o)) → MADRDQPYDPYIPSNSNQNGGGTSGNQRTAALQAQIDDTVGVMRENINKVSQRGERLDSLQDKTDNLAVSAQGFRRGANRVRKQMWWKDFKMRICLIVGIILLLVVIIVPAVVATKGK, encoded by the exons ATGGCTGACCGTGACCAGCCCTACGATCCCTATATCCCATCGAATTCCAACCAAAATGGAGGAGGAACAAGCGGGAACCAGAGAACTGCTGCGTTGCAAGCG CAAATCGATGATACCGTCGGAGTGATGCGAGAAAATATCAACAAAGTCTCACAGCGTGGCGAACGTTTGGATTCGCTTCAGGACAAGACGGACAATCTCGCTGTTTCCGCTCAGGGCTTCCGCCGCGGTGCCAACCGGGTCCGTAAGCAGATGTGGTGgaaagacttcaagatgcGGATATGTTTGATTGTCGGAATCATCCTCCTGCTGGTAGTCATTATTGTCCCAGCTG TCGTTGCGACCAAGGGGAAATGA
- the CBP4 gene encoding assembly factor cbp4 (EggNog:ENOG410PS0U~COG:U~BUSCO:16711at33183), with protein MGSAWKWTKMITVGAVICVGGPMFVNYVRPTEEELFQRFNPELQKRNLANRDKRQQEFDEFVTKLKEYSKSDKPIWVVAKEAEELQKKQQREAALAAKKAAAETPTDKPTQ; from the exons ATGGGCTCCGCGTGGAAATGGACCAAGATGATCACGGT TGGAGCCGTCATTTGTGTCGGCGGCCCGATGTTCGTGAACTACGTGCGGCCCACGGAAGAGGAGCTGTTCCAG AGATTCAACCCCGAGCTCCAAAAACGTAACCTCGCAAACCGCGACAAGAGACAGCAAGAATTCGACGAATTCGTCACCAAGCTGAAAGAATACTCCAAGTCCGACAAGCCCA TCTGGGTCGTCGCCAAAGAAGCCGAAGAGCTCCAGAAGAAACAGCAACGAGAGGCTGCCCTTGCCGCGAAGAAAGCAGCCGCCGAAACTCCCACGGACAAGCCAACGCAATAG